A stretch of the Candidatus Jettenia sp. AMX2 genome encodes the following:
- a CDS encoding DNA translocase FtsK: MGIKYFIHCVTSVILIAVTLFILISFLSYSSNDPPFADYPVNEPVRNFCGKAGAQVAGYAMEGLGKTSYLIVVLMGLLGGVYLYKKKIEYVWVKAIGTTLLLFSVASLLTLLCYVYWKSFLSYNPGGIFGIVIVSRLYEYFNLTGTLIILGSGFAISVMLILNATPLSPFLRISLAKKNKPASPNADKNSGSEKPETKVRSRTKDADIKKEKRDGYSIPAATADKDEPGRFFGDNHIPLEPKENKGIQKIQQPSDRKGDLEEDTEVFDVVTEGEPSYKLPPLNLLEKPDLKQSEDDWDQVTQRAVVLKNALEQFNIKSEVVAIERGPVITMYELELAPGTKVGKLVSLSDDLAIALKSPSVRIVAPLLGKSSIGVEVPNVQRKTVMLREILEASDEMRKKMAIPLSIGKDVAGNPVISDLAAMPHLLIAGTTGSGKSVCLNSIILSILFLRHPSDIQLLLVDPKMVEFSMFREIPHLISPVVTDMKRAAAVLEWAVNKMEERYALLASAGVKHINGYNRLGMAEIRKRLNPEGDASLDDVPFHLPHIVIIVDELADLMMVASKEVEGSVIRLSQKSRAVGIHLILATQRPSVDVITGLIKSNLPSRISFYVASKVDSRTILDQNGAEKLLGGGDMLFLPPGTSKLVRVQGTYVSDEEVKSVVDYLKKCATPRFNPELKVWKGTSDNDNRSKDNLYNDAVRIVLETQRGSVSLLQRRLEIGYSRAAKLIDMMAEDGIVGEYKGSQAREVFLTLEDWDVQMAHADMEEMDNT; the protein is encoded by the coding sequence ATGGGAATTAAATATTTTATACATTGTGTCACTTCGGTTATCCTTATAGCCGTTACCTTATTTATCCTAATAAGCTTTCTTAGTTATTCTTCCAATGATCCTCCTTTTGCCGATTATCCTGTCAATGAACCTGTAAGGAATTTTTGTGGCAAAGCAGGTGCGCAGGTTGCGGGGTATGCAATGGAAGGATTGGGTAAAACCTCTTATCTGATCGTGGTATTGATGGGTTTGCTTGGGGGGGTATATCTGTATAAGAAAAAGATTGAGTATGTCTGGGTAAAGGCAATCGGAACAACTTTATTACTATTTTCAGTAGCATCCCTCTTGACTTTATTGTGTTACGTATATTGGAAATCTTTTTTATCTTATAATCCCGGAGGGATTTTTGGAATTGTAATTGTTTCGAGGCTGTATGAATATTTTAATCTTACCGGTACCCTTATTATTCTGGGATCAGGGTTTGCGATATCTGTCATGCTTATATTGAATGCGACGCCCCTTTCTCCCTTTTTGCGTATATCACTGGCAAAAAAAAACAAACCTGCTTCACCGAATGCCGATAAAAATTCCGGTTCAGAAAAACCTGAAACGAAGGTACGCAGCAGGACAAAAGATGCTGACATAAAAAAGGAGAAACGTGACGGGTATTCAATACCTGCTGCTACAGCAGATAAAGACGAACCAGGCCGTTTCTTTGGCGATAATCACATACCTCTGGAGCCGAAAGAGAACAAAGGAATTCAAAAGATTCAGCAACCTTCAGATAGAAAAGGGGATTTGGAAGAAGATACAGAGGTTTTTGATGTTGTTACTGAAGGTGAACCTTCCTATAAGCTGCCACCATTGAATCTCTTAGAAAAGCCCGATTTGAAGCAATCAGAGGATGACTGGGATCAGGTCACCCAGCGTGCGGTGGTTTTGAAAAATGCCCTCGAGCAGTTTAATATAAAATCAGAAGTGGTGGCAATCGAAAGGGGACCGGTCATCACCATGTACGAGCTGGAACTGGCTCCTGGGACAAAGGTCGGCAAGCTTGTGAGCCTCTCTGATGATCTGGCGATTGCCTTAAAATCACCAAGTGTAAGGATTGTTGCTCCATTGCTTGGAAAGTCATCGATTGGTGTTGAAGTTCCCAATGTACAGAGAAAAACTGTTATGTTAAGGGAGATATTGGAAGCCTCCGATGAAATGCGGAAAAAAATGGCTATTCCGCTTTCAATTGGTAAAGATGTGGCAGGAAATCCTGTTATATCGGATTTGGCCGCTATGCCTCATTTACTCATTGCAGGGACTACAGGATCAGGGAAATCAGTTTGTCTGAATTCGATTATATTGAGTATCTTGTTTTTACGACACCCGAGCGATATACAACTTCTTTTAGTGGATCCTAAAATGGTTGAGTTTTCCATGTTTCGGGAAATCCCTCATTTAATAAGTCCTGTGGTGACGGATATGAAAAGAGCCGCAGCGGTGCTTGAATGGGCAGTGAATAAGATGGAAGAAAGATATGCCCTACTGGCCAGTGCTGGTGTAAAACACATTAACGGTTATAACAGGCTGGGAATGGCTGAAATCAGGAAGCGTTTAAATCCGGAAGGTGATGCCAGCCTTGATGATGTTCCTTTTCACCTGCCACATATCGTGATCATTGTGGATGAATTGGCAGATTTAATGATGGTGGCGTCAAAAGAGGTTGAGGGTTCGGTAATCCGTCTTTCACAAAAATCACGTGCGGTTGGCATCCATCTTATTCTGGCAACACAACGGCCGTCAGTGGATGTAATTACGGGACTGATTAAATCAAATCTTCCCTCAAGGATATCTTTTTATGTTGCCTCAAAGGTGGACTCCAGGACTATTTTGGATCAGAACGGGGCAGAAAAATTGCTTGGCGGAGGAGATATGTTGTTTCTGCCACCAGGAACATCAAAATTAGTAAGGGTTCAGGGAACTTATGTAAGTGATGAAGAAGTAAAGAGCGTGGTGGATTATCTGAAAAAATGCGCTACACCAAGATTTAATCCGGAATTGAAGGTTTGGAAGGGTACATCAGATAACGATAACAGATCAAAAGATAATCTTTATAATGACGCGGTACGGATTGTGCTGGAAACACAAAGGGGCTCTGTTTCGCTCCTTCAGAGAAGGCTGGAGATTGGCTATTCCCGTGCTGCAAAATTAATCGACATGATGGCTGAAGACGGGATTGTCGGAGAATACAAAGGGAGTCAGGCAAGGGAGGTATTTCTAACTCTGGAAGATTGGGACGTTCAAATGGCCCATGCAGATATGGAAGAAATGGATAACACATAA
- a CDS encoding flavoprotein, whose product MSYHIVFGVTGSIAVYKAVEVVSNLVKFSNRVTVIMTSCAQRFVNPVTFRSISRNNVITDLFVDNETYSPQHVSLVENTDLIVVAPATANFIGKVASGIADDALTCTVMAAQSPVIIAPAMNDGMYLNPIVQENIRKLSNYGYIFVEPEEGRLCTGRIGIGRLASVENILDVIKRELDKRERKNL is encoded by the coding sequence ATGTCTTACCATATTGTTTTTGGGGTTACCGGAAGTATTGCGGTTTACAAGGCCGTCGAAGTTGTATCTAATCTGGTTAAATTTAGCAACCGGGTTACCGTTATTATGACATCTTGTGCTCAACGTTTTGTGAATCCCGTCACCTTTCGTTCGATTTCCCGAAATAATGTTATAACAGATCTTTTTGTTGATAATGAGACCTACAGTCCTCAACATGTATCACTTGTGGAAAATACAGATCTGATTGTGGTTGCACCTGCTACGGCAAATTTTATTGGCAAAGTAGCATCTGGTATAGCTGATGATGCCTTAACCTGTACGGTAATGGCGGCGCAATCTCCTGTAATTATTGCGCCTGCAATGAATGATGGTATGTATTTGAATCCTATTGTGCAGGAAAATATAAGGAAGTTATCAAATTATGGTTATATATTTGTTGAGCCAGAAGAAGGCCGTTTGTGCACCGGGCGTATTGGGATAGGAAGACTCGCTTCGGTAGAGAATATTCTGGATGTCATAAAAAGGGAGCTTGATAAAAGAGAACGAAAGAATCTATGA
- the dut gene encoding dUTP diphosphatase: MNTIKIKVMRKPGCEDLSLPQYMSKTASGMDLYAAVNETIYLEHHEIKLIPTGIHIELPFGYEAQVRPRSGLALKHGLTLLNTPGTIDSDYRGEIGVILCNLGKKKFAVERGMRIAQLVVQPVVKAELVEVEHLEESWRGAGGFGHTGQ, from the coding sequence ATGAACACAATAAAAATCAAGGTAATGCGAAAACCGGGATGTGAGGATTTATCTTTGCCGCAATACATGAGCAAGACTGCCAGCGGTATGGATTTATACGCAGCGGTAAACGAAACCATATACCTGGAACACCACGAAATAAAACTTATACCCACAGGCATTCATATTGAGTTACCTTTCGGATACGAGGCCCAGGTTAGACCAAGAAGTGGATTGGCACTGAAGCATGGGCTGACACTTTTAAATACTCCTGGTACAATCGATAGTGATTATCGCGGGGAGATCGGGGTTATCTTGTGCAATTTGGGTAAGAAAAAATTTGCGGTAGAAAGAGGCATGAGAATTGCGCAATTGGTGGTCCAACCGGTGGTCAAAGCAGAATTAGTAGAGGTTGAACACCTGGAAGAATCCTGGCGGGGTGCCGGTGGCTTTGGCCATACGGGACAGTAG
- the tpiA gene encoding triose-phosphate isomerase — translation MGNWKMNLTLKEGVEFAESLRNNLKNKYEMVCGICPSFIFLKDICAAVKGSGIQVAAQNIHSSENGPYTGEVSVLMVKEVGCSHVLIGHSERRHLFGETDAFINAKIKIALSHNVKPILCVGEKLQEREDGRTKYVVKNQIKDGLHGIRADQLKDVTIAYEPVWAIGTGKTALPEQANEVHTFIRTLLTDEYGKYVADDLPILYGGSVKHENTQELLAKPDIDGLLVGGASIKLESFLKIIEAVASLDKTFV, via the coding sequence ATGGGGAATTGGAAAATGAATCTCACCCTTAAAGAAGGGGTGGAATTCGCTGAATCCCTCAGAAATAATCTAAAAAACAAATATGAAATGGTATGTGGCATCTGCCCGTCATTTATTTTTCTCAAAGATATATGTGCGGCAGTAAAGGGCAGTGGTATACAAGTGGCTGCACAAAATATTCATAGTAGTGAAAATGGCCCCTACACCGGCGAAGTTTCTGTTTTGATGGTAAAAGAGGTTGGTTGTTCCCATGTACTTATTGGCCATTCTGAACGCAGACATCTTTTTGGAGAGACAGATGCCTTCATAAATGCGAAAATAAAAATAGCATTATCCCATAATGTGAAGCCCATTTTATGTGTTGGAGAAAAATTACAGGAAAGAGAAGATGGAAGGACAAAATATGTTGTAAAAAACCAAATAAAGGATGGTTTACATGGCATAAGGGCAGATCAGTTAAAAGATGTTACTATTGCGTATGAGCCTGTATGGGCAATCGGTACCGGCAAAACTGCATTGCCTGAACAGGCTAATGAAGTTCATACATTTATAAGAACGCTTTTGACAGATGAATATGGTAAATATGTTGCAGACGACTTACCCATTTTGTACGGAGGAAGTGTGAAACACGAAAACACACAGGAATTGCTTGCTAAACCTGATATCGACGGTCTTCTTGTTGGCGGCGCAAGTATTAAACTTGAATCTTTTTTAAAAATCATTGAAGCGGTGGCGTCTCTTGACAAAACATTTGTCTGA
- the secG gene encoding preprotein translocase subunit SecG yields MASAEKAFKWGIAIFAIFGILHALYMLNAIIALKIVLPILCVFLIGVILLQSGKGGGLAAIGGLGDQTAFGTRTSTFLTKVTYLIGAAFIVATILLFKLSMDTNIMNTKSIRETPVTQHDHDHPVHTGEEHKHAVPPSPASETDNTSKFGMQEVEKTK; encoded by the coding sequence ATGGCAAGTGCTGAAAAAGCATTTAAGTGGGGAATTGCAATTTTTGCAATTTTTGGGATATTACACGCACTTTATATGTTAAATGCAATTATCGCATTAAAAATTGTACTACCGATATTATGTGTATTTTTAATTGGAGTAATCTTGCTGCAATCAGGGAAGGGTGGCGGCCTGGCTGCTATTGGCGGGTTAGGGGATCAGACTGCCTTTGGCACAAGAACCAGCACCTTTTTAACAAAAGTTACCTATCTTATAGGTGCTGCTTTTATTGTTGCCACCATACTTTTGTTTAAATTATCCATGGATACAAACATAATGAATACAAAAAGTATTCGTGAAACCCCGGTAACGCAGCATGATCATGATCATCCGGTACATACCGGTGAAGAACACAAACATGCTGTCCCTCCTTCTCCGGCAAGTGAAACGGATAACACATCCAAATTCGGCATGCAGGAGGTTGAGAAAACAAAATAA
- the rimO gene encoding 30S ribosomal protein S12 methylthiotransferase RimO — protein sequence MKSKKIALINLGCPKNLVDGEEILGRVAGKGSIICQYPEDAEILIINTCGFIDDSKKESIDTILKMAKLKEVARCKKIIVTGCLAQRYPEELKKEMPEIDHIVGLKDFNQLADISGTVQNNDRTSAMQCNDDWRNRIRLTPKHYAYLRISDGCDNHCSYCAIPGIRGKFSSRTIENILEEAYQMASEDVKEINIIAQDTTSYGIDLYGKPTLHILLEKLSAIKGVEWIRILYTHPGHFYPQLIEMIANHDNICRYIDLPLQHSNDSILKNMGRRVTNAYIIDLINTLRNQIPGLYLRTSVIVGFPGETESQFQELLAFINDVRFERLGVFTYSKEDGTPAASFKNQIPDRVKQRRYKELMLAQQKIVLNKHKNLVGTTIPVIVDGVDENTGDWYGRTYGDAPDVDSKVIIRENQLKTGDIKHMIITDTTGYDLIGTCA from the coding sequence ATGAAATCAAAAAAGATCGCCTTAATTAATTTGGGATGTCCCAAAAATCTTGTAGACGGAGAAGAAATTCTTGGCAGGGTTGCCGGAAAAGGTAGCATTATTTGTCAGTATCCCGAAGATGCGGAAATACTGATTATCAATACCTGTGGCTTTATCGATGATTCAAAAAAGGAGTCAATTGATACGATCTTAAAAATGGCAAAACTTAAGGAAGTTGCAAGATGTAAAAAAATTATTGTCACTGGTTGTCTGGCACAAAGATATCCTGAAGAATTAAAGAAAGAAATGCCGGAAATCGATCATATTGTAGGGTTGAAGGATTTTAATCAGCTCGCTGACATATCGGGGACTGTTCAGAATAATGATAGAACATCTGCCATGCAGTGTAATGATGACTGGCGAAACCGTATCAGATTAACCCCGAAGCACTATGCATACCTGAGAATTTCTGATGGATGTGATAACCATTGCAGCTATTGTGCTATCCCTGGCATACGGGGCAAGTTTTCCAGCCGCACAATTGAAAATATCCTTGAAGAAGCATATCAAATGGCCTCAGAGGATGTTAAGGAAATTAATATTATTGCACAGGATACGACCTCCTATGGTATAGATTTGTATGGGAAACCAACCTTGCATATTTTATTGGAAAAACTTTCTGCAATAAAGGGAGTTGAGTGGATCAGGATATTATACACCCACCCCGGCCATTTTTATCCGCAGCTTATTGAGATGATAGCAAATCATGATAATATTTGCAGATATATAGATCTTCCGCTTCAACACAGTAACGACAGTATTCTGAAAAACATGGGACGTCGTGTAACCAATGCCTATATTATAGATTTAATTAATACGTTGAGAAATCAAATTCCAGGCCTCTATTTAAGGACTTCAGTTATTGTTGGGTTCCCCGGTGAAACGGAATCACAATTTCAGGAGCTTCTGGCATTTATCAATGACGTTCGGTTTGAAAGATTAGGTGTGTTTACCTATTCGAAGGAAGACGGTACACCTGCTGCATCTTTTAAGAACCAGATTCCTGATAGAGTAAAACAACGTAGATATAAAGAATTAATGCTGGCTCAACAAAAGATTGTATTGAATAAACATAAGAATTTGGTAGGAACCACTATCCCGGTAATTGTTGATGGAGTAGATGAAAATACCGGTGATTGGTACGGAAGGACATATGGCGATGCTCCGGATGTTGATAGCAAGGTGATTATACGGGAAAACCAGTTGAAAACCGGTGACATTAAACATATGATAATTACAGATACCACTGGATATGATTTAATAGGAACTTGTGCGTAA
- a CDS encoding DUF1858 domain-containing protein, producing the protein MERIRQDCTVKQVIEKFPVTKRIFDTYGIMCGGNILPDKPISFFARMHNIDPTKLVEDLQKLADGTGTTNTDETLITKPQTEHIYEIFVKTSIIIVLTTGCLFGASMLAYMAFRNSLASVPWILIEVHGDTQVYGWVGLFIMGISYFALPKFWNSILYSTPLAYKSFFLMIIGIFLSFVFKTVSYYTGSIFLKIPVLIGCSLQIASIIIFIYVLYKTYLTSEKKKFEVYQGFLISSYLWFLFQAVAFLILYFVFDVVNNTDIPELFMSPIRHIQIVGFSCMVIIGIFTKTLPIFLGIQEPDQKTSTYALHILNLSIGLRVLSEFCKGYANDPHVFFRVVFLLAGFLEAFGILLFIYNLDLFNTKRVVKNNLNLPTGFRKYIKAALIWLFVSESALFTFTIYEALSGERVSHALFGSYRHAIFVGFISMMILGCASKMIPLSKGVRLCSVKLLNVTFLLINAGCIARVISQPLSAHLYPQFYVLLGTSGFIEYAAMFCFSMNAWKTMRCAIEEESSEQIRTATANTNVYQLIKQYPQTLDILVRFGFKQLKNPLLRNTLARTISLGQAVQINPVNLDDLLEALNREIKTYVHAT; encoded by the coding sequence ATGGAAAGGATACGGCAGGACTGCACTGTAAAACAAGTTATTGAAAAATTTCCTGTAACAAAACGTATCTTTGATACGTATGGGATCATGTGTGGTGGTAACATACTTCCTGATAAACCCATCTCTTTTTTTGCCAGGATGCATAACATAGACCCAACTAAATTAGTTGAGGACCTTCAGAAACTCGCTGATGGGACCGGCACCACAAACACCGATGAAACGCTCATTACAAAACCTCAGACAGAACATATCTACGAGATATTCGTTAAAACGTCCATTATTATCGTTCTCACGACCGGATGTCTTTTTGGTGCATCGATGCTTGCTTACATGGCTTTCAGAAATTCCCTTGCTTCGGTTCCGTGGATTCTGATAGAAGTCCACGGCGATACTCAGGTTTATGGCTGGGTTGGTTTATTTATTATGGGAATCTCTTATTTTGCATTACCTAAGTTTTGGAACTCGATACTTTACAGTACCCCGTTGGCTTACAAATCTTTTTTTTTAATGATCATCGGCATTTTCCTTTCCTTTGTTTTCAAAACGGTTTCTTATTACACGGGTTCCATTTTTCTTAAAATACCGGTACTGATTGGCTGCTCATTACAAATTGCATCCATAATCATTTTTATCTACGTCCTTTATAAAACCTATCTTACATCCGAAAAGAAGAAATTTGAGGTCTATCAGGGATTTCTTATCTCCAGTTATCTCTGGTTCCTTTTTCAGGCTGTTGCTTTCTTAATCCTTTATTTTGTGTTCGATGTAGTGAATAATACCGACATCCCGGAACTGTTCATGAGCCCTATCCGCCACATACAGATTGTAGGGTTTTCTTGTATGGTTATTATCGGAATATTCACAAAGACCCTCCCGATTTTCCTGGGCATCCAGGAACCTGACCAGAAAACAAGCACTTATGCCCTGCATATTCTGAATCTCTCAATCGGGTTAAGAGTACTCTCGGAATTTTGTAAAGGATATGCGAACGACCCCCATGTTTTCTTTAGGGTTGTTTTTTTGTTAGCGGGATTTCTTGAGGCATTTGGAATATTGTTGTTTATTTACAATCTGGATCTGTTTAATACGAAAAGGGTAGTTAAGAATAACCTGAACTTACCAACAGGTTTCAGAAAATATATTAAAGCGGCGCTCATCTGGTTGTTTGTTTCAGAAAGTGCGCTGTTTACCTTCACCATTTACGAAGCTTTGTCAGGGGAACGGGTTTCCCACGCATTGTTCGGATCATACAGGCACGCAATTTTTGTTGGATTTATCAGTATGATGATCCTTGGATGCGCATCAAAGATGATTCCTCTCAGTAAAGGTGTAAGATTATGCAGTGTAAAACTCCTCAATGTTACGTTTCTTTTAATAAACGCCGGATGTATTGCGAGAGTAATTTCACAACCCCTGTCCGCACACCTCTATCCACAATTTTATGTCCTACTGGGGACAAGCGGATTTATTGAATATGCTGCTATGTTTTGCTTTAGTATGAATGCGTGGAAAACCATGCGGTGTGCCATCGAAGAAGAGTCTTCTGAACAGATCAGAACTGCAACGGCAAACACAAATGTTTATCAATTAATAAAACAATATCCGCAAACACTCGATATTCTGGTAAGGTTTGGATTTAAACAATTAAAAAATCCTTTGTTGAGAAATACCTTGGCAAGAACGATTAGTCTTGGACAAGCAGTACAGATTAATCCTGTAAATCTAGATGACCTGCTGGAAGCCCTGAACAGGGAAATAAAGACATACGTTCATGCTACATAA
- a CDS encoding ParA family protein: protein MRSIALTNQKGGVAKTTTTVNLGASLAQMGKKVLLVDLDPQGNLSSWLGLDIHNLALSMYNVFLEEVYFEEILVKTCIENMILAPSNVALAGVERVLAHEKGRELILRKRLLPVAERYDYILLDCPPSLGLITINALTFVKEIFIPVETKILALNGLVTLTNTVQVVKERLNQQLEVSGIIACRFDGRTNLSNEVYSQMKERFKEKVFNSIIRENIRLAECPISGKPITLYAPESSGAIDYINLAKEVLERENKDI from the coding sequence ATGAGAAGTATAGCACTAACAAATCAAAAGGGTGGTGTAGCAAAAACAACAACAACCGTAAATCTTGGTGCCAGCCTTGCGCAGATGGGGAAAAAAGTACTTCTGGTTGATCTTGACCCCCAGGGAAATCTCAGTTCCTGGTTAGGGCTTGACATCCATAATCTGGCACTGTCTATGTACAATGTGTTCCTGGAAGAGGTGTATTTTGAAGAGATTCTTGTAAAAACCTGTATTGAGAATATGATTCTTGCACCATCAAACGTAGCATTGGCTGGAGTTGAAAGGGTTCTGGCGCATGAAAAAGGCAGGGAACTTATTTTGCGTAAACGTTTACTGCCAGTTGCTGAGAGATACGATTATATTTTACTGGATTGTCCTCCTTCGCTAGGGCTAATTACTATTAATGCACTTACCTTTGTTAAAGAAATCTTTATTCCCGTAGAAACGAAAATTCTGGCTTTAAACGGTCTTGTCACCTTGACGAATACGGTACAAGTGGTGAAAGAGAGATTAAATCAACAATTAGAGGTCTCCGGAATTATTGCCTGCCGTTTTGATGGTCGCACAAATCTTAGTAACGAAGTATATAGCCAGATGAAAGAGCGATTTAAAGAAAAAGTCTTTAATTCTATTATCAGAGAAAATATCCGACTTGCAGAATGCCCTATATCCGGTAAGCCCATTACTCTTTATGCACCGGAGAGTTCAGGCGCTATTGATTATATAAATCTGGCCAAAGAAGTATTAGAGAGGGAAAATAAAGACATCTGA
- the pgsA gene encoding CDP-diacylglycerol--glycerol-3-phosphate 3-phosphatidyltransferase, with the protein MNSFELSRCAAFNLPNRLTLMRFLLAIVFFIFLSYGFYTVALISYLFAWFTDWLDGYLARKKGLLTDFGRIADPFVDKIIVCGGFILLIRHDGSMIPAWMVVAIVAREFLVNSIRSYSESKGIEFGATIWGKAKMFIQSFTISLILLYFAYLPHSVVMKQGIAVMLWITVAITLISGISYMVKAGPSILMK; encoded by the coding sequence ATGAACTCTTTTGAACTTTCAAGGTGTGCTGCATTCAACCTGCCTAACCGGCTAACCCTTATGAGATTCCTGCTGGCAATCGTATTTTTTATCTTTTTATCATACGGTTTTTATACCGTTGCCCTTATTTCATATCTTTTTGCATGGTTTACTGACTGGTTAGACGGGTATCTGGCACGTAAAAAAGGTCTTTTAACAGATTTCGGACGTATCGCTGATCCTTTTGTGGATAAGATTATTGTATGCGGTGGTTTTATTCTGCTAATCCGGCATGACGGGAGTATGATACCTGCATGGATGGTTGTTGCCATTGTAGCGAGGGAGTTTCTCGTTAACAGTATCAGAAGTTATTCAGAATCAAAGGGGATCGAATTTGGAGCAACAATATGGGGAAAAGCAAAGATGTTTATACAGTCATTTACTATTAGCCTCATCCTGCTATATTTTGCTTACTTACCGCATTCGGTTGTCATGAAACAAGGTATTGCCGTTATGTTGTGGATTACTGTGGCAATTACATTAATTTCGGGAATTAGCTATATGGTTAAAGCCGGGCCGTCCATTTTAATGAAATAA
- a CDS encoding YicC/YloC family endoribonuclease, producing MMIKSMTGFGSAEYKDDERTIHIELRSVNNRFLKIDSRLPELLQIFENEIERLIREKIVRGTVLLNVNYHSIRQESEYILNNNKVKEYYRLLTDIQKEIGSGEGISVQSLMMLPGVFQKGKKDQEDRESLLSLCSNLIKEALGKMVEMRTIEGNYLAKDIEQRKNSILAMLHKIETRAPVVIVEYSKRLKDKVSSLLAGTDIELTDSSLYREIAVFAERCDISEEINRLKSHLNQLQETISSDEPIGRKLEFIVQEMFRETNTMCSKANDSILLKDLVDIKTEIEKIREQAFNIE from the coding sequence ATGATGATAAAGAGCATGACAGGGTTTGGTAGTGCAGAGTACAAGGATGATGAACGTACGATCCATATAGAACTTCGTTCTGTCAATAACAGGTTCTTGAAGATCGATTCACGGTTACCCGAGTTATTGCAAATCTTTGAGAATGAGATCGAACGTCTGATTCGGGAAAAGATTGTCCGGGGTACCGTTCTTCTCAATGTAAATTATCATTCAATCAGGCAGGAATCAGAATATATTCTCAATAATAATAAAGTAAAAGAATATTATCGGCTCTTGACTGATATTCAGAAAGAAATCGGTTCCGGGGAGGGAATATCTGTGCAATCGCTGATGATGCTTCCAGGTGTTTTCCAAAAAGGGAAAAAGGACCAGGAAGACAGGGAGAGCTTATTATCTTTGTGCAGTAATCTTATAAAAGAAGCACTAGGGAAAATGGTGGAAATGAGAACAATTGAGGGGAACTATCTTGCGAAAGATATTGAACAGAGAAAGAATAGTATCCTGGCGATGCTTCACAAAATCGAAACGAGAGCACCCGTAGTAATAGTGGAGTATAGTAAACGCCTGAAGGATAAGGTTTCATCGCTCCTGGCAGGAACTGATATAGAATTAACCGATAGCAGTCTCTACCGCGAAATTGCAGTATTTGCAGAACGATGTGACATTTCTGAAGAAATTAATCGCCTGAAGAGTCATTTAAATCAATTACAGGAAACAATATCTTCAGATGAACCCATAGGGAGAAAACTTGAATTTATAGTCCAGGAGATGTTTCGGGAAACAAATACAATGTGTTCAAAAGCGAATGACAGTATTCTCCTGAAGGATTTAGTAGATATAAAAACAGAGATTGAAAAAATTCGTGAGCAGGCGTTTAACATCGAATAG
- the gmk gene encoding guanylate kinase, whose protein sequence is MGKIVIISGPSGAGKTTICKHLEKDSQQVVRSISVTTRPPRQNEKNGEAYEFVSPSEFEKMIKNGELAEYARYCGHYYGTLLRTVEEALKKDCICLLEIDVQGALQIKQRFPQAISIFLLPPEKETLKRRLMQRNANGGQDMLLRLEAAEKELSYKDQYDYRVVNDKLEVTINTIRNILKVN, encoded by the coding sequence ATGGGTAAAATTGTAATTATCTCAGGGCCGTCTGGAGCAGGCAAGACCACTATATGCAAACACCTTGAAAAAGATTCTCAGCAGGTAGTAAGATCAATATCCGTTACTACTCGTCCACCCCGGCAGAATGAAAAAAACGGGGAAGCTTATGAATTTGTATCGCCATCTGAATTTGAAAAAATGATTAAAAATGGTGAACTGGCGGAATACGCACGGTATTGCGGACACTATTATGGAACCCTCCTTCGCACGGTAGAAGAAGCTCTTAAGAAAGATTGCATTTGTTTACTGGAAATTGATGTGCAGGGCGCATTACAAATAAAACAAAGATTCCCGCAAGCCATATCAATATTTTTATTACCTCCGGAAAAAGAAACGTTGAAACGGCGGCTAATGCAGAGAAATGCAAACGGAGGGCAGGATATGCTCCTACGCCTGGAGGCAGCCGAAAAAGAATTATCCTATAAAGATCAATATGATTACCGTGTTGTAAATGATAAACTGGAAGTAACAATAAATACTATCCGTAACATATTAAAAGTAAATTGA